DNA sequence from the Alteribacter lacisalsi genome:
AGGGGGGCTGTTCCCTCTTTTAAGTGTATATCTGCAGAATGAAGTGGGCTTAAGAGGATCCCAAATCGGGGTAATTATGTCTATAGGGCCTGTCATGATGCTCATTGCCCAGCCGATCTGGGGGCTGATCAGTGATTATACGAGAAGTCCTCGTATATTGCTGGCGATTTCTGTTACGGGTACTGGTGCAATCGGCCTCATGTACGTAACTGCTGAACTGTATCCGGTCCTGATTTTTATCGCTGCCTTTCTGGCTCTTTTCCAGGCAGCCATGATTCCCCTGTCTGACAGCATGGTCATGAATTATGTTCATAAAAAAGGCGGAGATTACGGGAAAGTCCGCCTTTGGGGCGCAGCCGGTTTTGCCCTGGCTGTATGGGTAATGGGTAACCTGTCCGACTGGTTCGGCCAGTCCATTATTTTCTACGCCTTCGCAATCGTACTCTGGATCAGCGCCTGGTTTGCCCTTAAAATGCCGAGAGAATCGCAGGTTGTCAGGGTGGATTTGAAAAAAGGTCTTCGAAAACTGATTGTTGTGCCGAAATTTGTTCTGTTTCTAATAGCCACGTTTCTTGTGTTCGGGCCGATCATGGCCAACAATTTTTATTTTGGCCTGCTGATTCAGTTTGCCGGAGGATCTCTTGCCGGGGTGGGTCTGGCATTTCTGCTTGCAGCAGGAAGTGAGATCCCGTTTATGAGATGGGCCGGCAGTCTGATTTCGAAGCAGGGCGTTACCGCCATTCTGTTCCTGGCCGCTCTTGTATCCGGATTCCGCTGGCTGTTTTATTTTCTCGGGCCTTCTCCGGAACTGATTTATGTCACAACTGTTATTCAGGGGCTATCGATCGGCCTGTTCATACCTGCAGCTCTTCAGTATGTGCGAAGTCTGGCTCCTGACGAGGTTAAAGCTACAGCAGTGAGCCTGTATGCAGCTGTGGGAAATGGTCTGGGGGCCTGGTTTTTTACGTTCTTTGCCGGGCTCATTATGGACTGGCAGAACGTTCTTTATGTTTACCTGTTTTACGGGGTCCTGACATTATGCGGGGCAGCTGTTCTTATTATTATTATGAATCTTGAAAAGAAGGAAGGCTCCCATGTGGACGCCTGATTAAAACGGGGCTGG
Encoded proteins:
- a CDS encoding MFS transporter, which encodes MASQSLHHESHTHRRQLRDMRIFYFLSFFAIGGLFPLLSVYLQNEVGLRGSQIGVIMSIGPVMMLIAQPIWGLISDYTRSPRILLAISVTGTGAIGLMYVTAELYPVLIFIAAFLALFQAAMIPLSDSMVMNYVHKKGGDYGKVRLWGAAGFALAVWVMGNLSDWFGQSIIFYAFAIVLWISAWFALKMPRESQVVRVDLKKGLRKLIVVPKFVLFLIATFLVFGPIMANNFYFGLLIQFAGGSLAGVGLAFLLAAGSEIPFMRWAGSLISKQGVTAILFLAALVSGFRWLFYFLGPSPELIYVTTVIQGLSIGLFIPAALQYVRSLAPDEVKATAVSLYAAVGNGLGAWFFTFFAGLIMDWQNVLYVYLFYGVLTLCGAAVLIIIMNLEKKEGSHVDA